The following are encoded together in the Panicum virgatum strain AP13 chromosome 6K, P.virgatum_v5, whole genome shotgun sequence genome:
- the LOC120713290 gene encoding uncharacterized mitochondrial protein AtMg00810-like, with protein sequence MGFQQSAHEAAMYRRGSARSVLLVGVYVDDLIIAGADAGEVEKFKAAMKQRFDMSDLRLLSFYLGIEVHQDAGGITLRQAHYAKRILELGGMEGCNPVHTPMEEKLKLSRDSEAEEIDPTHYCWLVGSLRYLVHTWRDLAFAVGYVS encoded by the coding sequence ATGGGCTTCCAGCAGAGCGCGCACGAGGCGGCGATGTACCGGCGGGGCAGCGCGCGCTCTGTCCTGCTGGTCGGGGTCTACGTTGACGACCTCATCATCGCCGGCGCAGATGCAGGGGAGGTGGAGAAGTTCAAGGCGGCCATGAAGCAAAGGTTCGACATGAGCGACCTCAGGTTGCTGAGCTTCTACCTCGGCATCGAAGTGCACCAGGACGCCGGCGGCATCACGCTTCGCCAAGCTCACTATGCCAAGCGCATCTTGGAGCTCGGCGGCATGGAGGGCTGCAACCCCGTCCACACGCCGATGGAGGAGAAGCTCAAGCTCAGCCGCGACAGTGAAGCAGAGGAGATTGATCCTACTCACTATTGCTGGCTGGTGGGCAGTCTCCGCTACCTCGTCCACACCTGGCGGGACCTGGCGTTCGCGGTCGGGTACGTGAGCTGA
- the LOC120713287 gene encoding xyloglucan endotransglucosylase/hydrolase protein 24-like has product MDWIVAMALPSSSSCKHRVLVLAAALLALAMAPPGRAAAYLYDDLKLTWGSGCSYFYMDGGDADTLALCLDRSSGSGFSSNASYLYARYDMDIKLVANDSAGTVATFYLMPDDVPWEYHDEVDMEFLGNATGEPYTLHTNVYVNGAGGREQQFQLWFDPTEGFHTYSIEWNPKYIIFLVDDTPIRAYRNDRARGVPFPAWQSMRAEGSLWDAEEWATQGGRVKTDWAQAPFYAYYRNFRVTPCAPCPGVAWCGDEPPESAWFDQRPDAAALQRVRAENMVYDYCVDQKRFGDTGFPVECTAS; this is encoded by the exons ATGGATTGG ATAGTAGCCATGGCACTGCCGTCGTCGTCTTCCTGTAAGCATCGCGTCCtggtgctggcggcggcgttgcTTGCGCTGGCTATGGCGCCGCCCGGGAGAGCGGCGGCGTACCTGTACGACGACCTCAAGCTCACCTGGGGCTCCGGCTGCAGCTACTTCTACAtggacggcggcgacgccgacACGCTCGCGCTCTGCCTCGACCGCTCCAGCGGCTCCGGGTTCAGCTCCAACGCCTCCTACCTCTACGCCCGCTACGACATGGACATCAAGCTCGTCGCCAACGACTCCGCCGGCACCGTCGCCACCTTCTAC CTGATGCCGGACGACGTGCCGTGGGAGTACCACGACGAGGTGGACATggagttcctcggcaacgccacCGGCGAGCCGTACACGCTGCACACCAACGTCTACGtcaacggcgccggcggccgcgagcaGCAGTTCCAGCTCTGGTTCGACCCCACCGAGGGCTTCCACACCTACTCCATCGAGTGGAACCCCAAGTACATCAT ATTCCTCGTCGACGACACGCCGATCCGCGCGTACCGGAACGACCGGGCGCGCGGCGTGCCGTTCCCGGCGTGGCAGAGCATGCGGGCGGAGGGGAGCCTGTGGGACGCCGAGGAGTGGGCGACGCAGGGCGGCCGCGTCAAGACGGACTGGGCGCAGGCGCCCTTCTACGCCTACTACCGCAACTTCCGCGTCACGCCGTGCGCGCCGTGCCCCGGCGTCGCCTGGTGCGGCGACGAGCCGCCGGAGTCGGCGTGGTTCGACcagcggcctgacgccgccgcgCTGCAGAGGGTGCGGGCGGAGAACATGGTCTACGACTACTGCGTGGATCAGAAGCGGTTCGGGGACACGGGGTTCCCAGTGGAATGCACCGCGTCCTAG
- the LOC120713289 gene encoding serine/arginine repetitive matrix protein 1-like, whose amino-acid sequence MQSSNQRRVACVEPGQPRPGSAQTRTNHAPNLAHTPLALLPCASSPARPHAYTPPPPPPPRHPSSPPPGTSPSPSLSRSSARAPGTSVVTSPRDHAINVAVAVAFVRAGSGRTPHAASRPPPPPHPRALAITVVVAFAAAFTPMSRYRQNQSRDLSVVVEVAALAVGGSVSRPRSASAVGSSASRPRSAGDGAFTSSPIRHLITTRAASNHGASFVALQLHVAIQ is encoded by the exons ATGCAGTCATCCAATCAGCGCCGCGTTGCATGCGTTGAGCCTGGGCAGCCGAGGCCTGGCTCTGCCCAAACGAGAACCAATCACGCCCCTAATCTCGCCCACACGCCCCTGGCCCTCCTCCCGTGCGCCAGCTCTCCCGCACGCCCACACGCctacacgccgccgccgccgcctcccccgcgacATCCGTCGTCGCCTCCCCCCgggacctcgccgtcgccgtcgctgtcgcGTTCGTCCGCACGGGCTCCGGGGACATCCGTCGTCACCTCCCCCCGGGACCACGCCATcaacgtcgccgtcgccgtcgcgttcGTCCGCGCGGGCTCCGGGCggacgccgcacgccgcgtccaggccgccgccgccgcctcaccccCGGGCCCTCGCCATCACCGTCGTCGTCGCATTCGCCGCCGCCTTCACACCGATGTCCCGCTATCGACAAAACCAATCGCGCGATCTTTCCGTTGTGGTAGAGGTGGCTGCATTGGCGGTGGGGGGCTCGGTTTCTCGTCCTCGATCTGCATCGGCGGTGGGGAGCTCGGCTTCTCGTCCTCGATCTGCCGGTGATG GCGCTTTTACGTCATCACCAATTCGCCATCTTATAACGACACGAGCTGCAAGTAACCACGGGGCATCCTTCGTGGCTCTGCAGCTTCACGTTGCAATACAGTAG
- the LOC120713288 gene encoding xyloglucan endotransglucosylase/hydrolase 2-like, producing MAAWLPSSRVHPMVPAAAALLLTAMAAAPAAVALLHDDVEPMWGADHISFHTGPDGVETLALRLDKDHGSGFRSRRAYRFARYDIDLKLVANDSAGTVTTVYLTPDLVPPEDHDEIDLEFLGNVSGEPYTLHTNIFVNGVGNREQQFRLWFDPSEDFHTYSVDWNPKRITMFIDGTPIRVYKNESSSGVPFPTLRHLRLDGSLWNADDWATQGGRVKTNWTQAPFHAYYRNFRVTPCAPASSPGVASCGDDERPPASAGFGKQGLDAAALRRVRAEHLLYDYCEDQNRFKDEGLPKECTAN from the exons ATGGCGGCATGGTTGCCATCTTCTCGTGTCCATCCCATggtgccggcggccgcggcgttgCTTCTgacggcaatggcggcggcgccagcggccgtGGCGCTGCTGCACGACGACGTCGAGCCGATGTGGGGCGCGGACCACATCTCCTTCCACACGGGCCCCGACGGCGTCGAGACGCTGGCGCTCCGCCTCGACAAGGACCACGGCTCGGGGTTCCGCTCCAGGCGCGCCTACCGCTTCGCCCGCTACGACATCGACCTCAAGCTCGTCGCCAACGACTCCGCCGGCACAGTCACCACGGTCTAC TTGACGCCGGACCTCGTGCCGCCGGAGGACCACGACGAGATCGACCTGGAGTTCCTGGGCAACGTCAGCGGCGAGCCGTACACGCTGCACACCAACATCTTCGTCAACGGCGTCGGCAACCGCGAGCAGCAGTTCCGGCTCTGGTTCGACCCCTCCGAGGACTTCCACACCTACTCCGTCGACTGGAACCCCAAGCGCATCAC AATGTTCATCGACGGCACGCCGATCCGCGTGTACAAGAACGAGTCCTCGAGCGGCGTGCCGTTCCCGACGCTGCGGCACCTGCGGCTGGACGGCAGCCTGTGGAACGCCGACGACTGGGCGACGCAGGGAGGCCGCGTCAAGACCAACTGGACGCAGGCGCCCTTCCACGCCTACTACCGCAACTTCCGCGTGACGCCGTGCGCGCCGGCGTCGTCCCCCGGCGTGGCGTCGTGCGGCGACGatgagcggccgccggcgtcggccgGGTTCGGCAAGCAGGgcctggacgcggcggcgctgcgcaggGTGCGGGCAGAGCACCTGCTCTACGACTACTGCGAGGATCAAAACCGGTTCAAGGACGAGGGGCTCCCCAAGGAATGCACCGCGAACTAG